The following proteins are co-located in the Pedobacter sp. FW305-3-2-15-E-R2A2 genome:
- the miaA gene encoding tRNA (adenosine(37)-N6)-dimethylallyltransferase MiaA, translating into MALNKTLVVIVGPTGIGKTALAIALARHFSTEIISADSRQFFKEMEIGTAKPSPEELAAAPHHFIDSHSIETLFSTGDFEIQALQLLEELFKKQDLLIMVGGSGLYIDAVCNGLDDLPDTDLNIREKLKEQLEKEGIASIKEQLKTHDPEYYEKVDQANPQRMVRGLEFFLSTGEKLSSYQTNSKKQRPFNIIKIGLNMDRSALYQQINHRVDKMMEAGLLKEVKGLQDYRKYNALNTVGYSELFDYLDGNITLETAIDKIKQNTRRFAKRQLTWFRRDDSIAWFEPTESKAVILHIDKILNS; encoded by the coding sequence ATGGCATTGAATAAAACCTTAGTTGTAATTGTCGGCCCTACCGGAATAGGAAAGACTGCACTGGCCATCGCATTGGCCAGACACTTTTCTACAGAGATCATTTCGGCAGATTCCCGTCAGTTCTTTAAGGAGATGGAAATAGGAACGGCAAAACCTTCCCCGGAAGAGTTGGCAGCCGCGCCTCATCATTTTATCGATTCGCATAGTATTGAAACCCTTTTCAGTACCGGCGACTTTGAAATACAAGCCCTTCAGCTCCTGGAGGAGCTTTTTAAAAAACAGGATCTGCTGATTATGGTCGGCGGATCCGGTTTATACATTGATGCCGTATGCAACGGCCTTGATGACCTTCCGGATACGGATCTTAACATCCGCGAAAAACTCAAAGAACAATTGGAAAAAGAGGGCATAGCGTCTATCAAGGAACAATTGAAAACCCATGATCCGGAGTATTATGAAAAAGTGGATCAGGCTAATCCTCAACGAATGGTCAGGGGACTGGAATTCTTCCTCTCCACAGGCGAAAAGCTCTCCTCCTATCAAACCAACAGTAAGAAACAACGTCCGTTCAACATCATTAAAATAGGCTTAAATATGGACCGTTCGGCCTTGTATCAGCAGATTAACCATAGGGTTGATAAAATGATGGAAGCAGGACTTCTGAAGGAGGTAAAAGGGCTTCAGGATTACCGGAAATACAATGCCCTGAATACAGTCGGCTATTCCGAATTATTCGATTACCTGGATGGTAATATCACGCTGGAAACAGCGATAGATAAGATCAAACAAAATACAAGACGTTTTGCCAAACGCCAGCTTACCTGGTTTAGAAGAGATGACAGCATTGCCTGGTTTGAACCTACTGAAAGCAAAGCGGTCATCCTTCATATTGATAAAATCTTAAATTCTTAG
- a CDS encoding DUF3467 domain-containing protein encodes MEEQHNDNQLNIELSEEVAEGIFSNLAIITHSNTEFVLDFIRVMPGVPKARVKSRIILTPEHAKRLMVAMQDNLEKYEAAHGRIKTQEEPPGFPMNFGGPTAQA; translated from the coding sequence ATGGAAGAACAGCACAACGATAACCAGCTAAACATAGAACTTTCTGAAGAAGTTGCAGAAGGGATCTTTTCAAACCTTGCTATTATTACACATTCTAATACAGAATTTGTTCTGGATTTCATCAGGGTAATGCCTGGAGTACCTAAAGCAAGAGTGAAGTCAAGGATTATCCTGACCCCTGAACATGCCAAAAGATTAATGGTGGCGATGCAGGACAACCTGGAAAAATATGAAGCTGCACACGGAAGAATTAAAACACAGGAAGAGCCTCCAGGATTTCCGATGAACTTTGGCGGACCAACAGCTCAGGCCTAA
- the rpoC gene encoding DNA-directed RNA polymerase subunit beta', translating into MSYKKDNKLKSNFTSITISLASPEAILERSSGEVLKPETINYRTYKPERDGLFCERIFGPVKDYECHCGKYKRIRYKGIVCDRCGVEVTEKKVRRERMGHINLVVPVAHIWYFRSLPNKIGYLLGLPTKRLDLIIYYERYVVIQPGFMAEEGIQYMDFLTEEEYLDILDKLPKENQYLDDKDPNKFIAKMGAEALEDLLKRIDLDTLSYNLRHQAANETSQQRKNEALKRLQVVEAFRGARTRIENNPEWMIIKIVPVIPPELRPLVPLEGGRFATSDLNDLYRRVIIRNNRLKRLIEIKAPEVILRNEKRMLQEAVDSLFDNSRKVNAVKTEGNRALKSLSDILKGKQGRFRQNLLGKRVDYSARSVIVVGPNLKLHECGLPKDMAAELFKPFIIRKMIERGIVKTVKSAKKIVDRKDPLVWDILENVLKGHPVLLNRAPTLHRLGIQSFQPKLVEGKAIQLHPLVCTAFNADFDGDQMAVHLPLGHAAILEAQVLMLAAHNILNPANGTPITVPSQDMVLGLYYITKGRRTDAQRVVKGQDFSFYSPEEVIIAYNEKEIDLHAFIKVKVNVKLEDGSIVNKLLETTVGRVLFNQMVPVEVGYINELLTKKSLRDIIGTVVKITGMARAARFLDDIKELGFQMAFRGGLSFNLQDVNIPVEKQALLEQASAEVDEVRNNYNMGFITNNERYNQIIDIWTRINNRLTSFVMTQLSSDNQGFNSVYMMLDSGARGSKEQIRQLCGMRGLMAKPQKSGSGGEIIENPILSNFKEGLSVLEYFISTHGARKGLADTALKTADAGYLTRRLHDVAQDMIVNAEDCGTLRGMYTTALKDNEDIVEPLYDRLLGRISLHDVFNPLDGALLVAAGQDIDEDIAKAIEESPLEGVEIRSVLTCENKRGVCALCYGRNLATGKRVQKGEAVGVIAAQSIGEPGTQLTLRTFHVGGTASNIAAESQLTAKFDGIIEFENVRTVENDTEEGVKQIVLGRSGEFKIVEPGTNKVIMTNNIPYGAFLYVEDGAKITKGDRICSWDPYNAVIISEFAGKIEFDAIVEGVTFREESDEQTGHREKVIIDTRDKTKNPSVRVVDKKGELIRGYNIPVGAHIAIDEGDAVKTGQILVKIPRATGKTRDITGGLPRVTELFEARNPSNPAVVTEIDGVVTLGGVKRGNREMTIESKDGEVKKYLVPLSKHILVQDNDFVKAGMPLSDGSISPADILAIKGPAAVQEYLVNGIQEVYRLQGVKINDKHFEVIVHQMMQKVHIEDPGDTTFLENNSADRWDFMIENDEIYDKKVVVDAGDSNAVKPGQILSLRKLRDENSQLKRKDLKQIEVRDARPATASSMLQGITRASLGTKSFISAASFQETTKVLNEAAIAGKRDNMLGLKENVIVGHLIPSGTGVRGYERIIVGSQEEYDKLLASKQEEVDA; encoded by the coding sequence ATGTCTTACAAAAAGGATAATAAATTAAAAAGCAATTTCACCTCGATCACCATTAGTTTGGCATCGCCGGAGGCTATTTTAGAGCGCTCTAGTGGTGAGGTGTTAAAACCTGAGACTATCAATTACCGTACTTACAAACCTGAGCGTGATGGTTTGTTTTGCGAGCGTATTTTTGGTCCGGTAAAAGATTACGAATGTCATTGCGGTAAATATAAACGTATCCGTTATAAAGGTATCGTTTGTGACCGTTGTGGTGTTGAGGTAACGGAAAAGAAAGTACGTAGAGAGCGTATGGGACACATCAATTTGGTGGTTCCTGTTGCGCATATCTGGTATTTCCGCTCCCTGCCAAATAAAATTGGATACCTGTTAGGATTGCCTACAAAGAGATTAGACCTGATCATTTACTACGAGCGTTATGTAGTAATTCAGCCTGGTTTCATGGCAGAAGAAGGTATTCAGTATATGGATTTCTTAACTGAAGAGGAATATCTTGATATTCTTGATAAGTTGCCTAAAGAAAACCAGTATTTAGACGATAAAGATCCTAATAAATTCATCGCCAAAATGGGTGCTGAAGCATTAGAGGATTTATTGAAACGTATTGATTTAGATACTCTATCCTATAACTTACGTCACCAGGCTGCAAACGAGACTTCTCAGCAACGTAAAAACGAAGCTTTGAAACGTTTACAGGTAGTGGAAGCTTTCCGTGGTGCAAGAACCCGTATTGAGAATAACCCAGAGTGGATGATCATTAAGATTGTTCCAGTTATTCCACCGGAATTGCGTCCGTTGGTTCCATTGGAAGGTGGTCGTTTTGCGACTTCAGATCTAAATGATTTGTATCGTCGTGTGATTATCCGTAACAACCGTTTGAAACGTTTGATCGAGATCAAAGCGCCGGAAGTAATCTTACGTAACGAAAAACGTATGTTACAGGAAGCGGTAGATTCGTTGTTCGATAACTCACGTAAAGTAAATGCGGTTAAAACTGAAGGTAACCGTGCTTTGAAATCTCTTTCAGATATCCTGAAAGGTAAACAAGGTCGTTTCCGTCAGAATTTATTAGGTAAACGTGTGGATTATTCTGCCCGTTCGGTAATTGTTGTAGGTCCAAACCTTAAATTACATGAATGCGGTTTACCGAAAGATATGGCGGCTGAGCTATTCAAACCGTTTATCATTCGCAAGATGATTGAAAGGGGTATCGTTAAAACAGTAAAATCTGCAAAGAAAATTGTAGACAGAAAAGATCCATTAGTTTGGGATATTCTGGAGAATGTTTTAAAAGGACACCCGGTATTACTGAATCGTGCGCCTACGTTGCACAGATTGGGTATCCAGTCGTTCCAGCCGAAATTGGTAGAGGGTAAAGCAATCCAGTTACACCCATTAGTATGTACCGCCTTCAACGCGGATTTTGACGGTGACCAGATGGCAGTACATTTACCATTAGGGCACGCCGCAATTTTAGAAGCACAGGTATTAATGCTTGCTGCACACAACATTCTAAACCCGGCAAACGGAACTCCGATCACTGTACCTTCACAGGATATGGTTTTGGGTCTTTATTACATTACTAAAGGTCGTAGAACTGACGCTCAGCGTGTAGTTAAGGGACAAGATTTCTCTTTCTACTCTCCGGAAGAAGTGATCATTGCTTACAATGAAAAAGAAATCGATCTTCATGCATTTATCAAGGTTAAGGTAAATGTGAAACTGGAAGATGGATCAATCGTTAATAAATTGTTGGAAACTACGGTAGGTCGTGTACTATTTAATCAAATGGTTCCGGTAGAAGTAGGGTATATCAATGAATTGCTGACTAAGAAATCTCTTAGAGATATCATTGGTACAGTAGTGAAAATTACTGGTATGGCCCGTGCTGCAAGGTTCCTTGATGATATCAAAGAACTTGGTTTCCAAATGGCATTCAGAGGAGGTTTATCATTTAATTTACAAGATGTAAACATTCCTGTGGAGAAACAGGCGCTATTAGAGCAGGCTTCTGCCGAGGTAGATGAGGTAAGGAATAACTATAACATGGGATTCATTACCAACAACGAGCGTTACAACCAAATTATCGATATCTGGACTCGTATCAATAACCGTTTAACATCATTCGTGATGACTCAGTTATCAAGCGATAACCAAGGTTTCAACTCTGTTTATATGATGTTGGACTCTGGAGCCCGTGGTTCGAAAGAGCAGATTCGTCAGTTATGCGGTATGCGTGGTTTGATGGCTAAGCCTCAGAAATCAGGTTCAGGTGGTGAGATTATCGAAAACCCGATTCTTTCGAACTTTAAAGAAGGATTGTCGGTATTAGAGTACTTTATCTCTACCCACGGTGCGCGTAAAGGTTTGGCGGATACGGCGTTAAAAACAGCTGATGCGGGTTACTTAACACGTCGTTTACATGATGTGGCCCAGGATATGATCGTTAATGCAGAAGATTGCGGTACTTTAAGAGGTATGTACACGACTGCATTGAAAGATAATGAAGACATCGTTGAGCCGTTATACGACAGGTTATTAGGCCGTATCTCTCTACATGATGTATTCAATCCTTTGGATGGTGCATTGTTGGTAGCTGCTGGTCAGGATATTGATGAAGATATTGCTAAAGCAATTGAAGAGTCTCCATTAGAAGGCGTTGAAATTCGTTCGGTATTAACCTGCGAAAACAAACGTGGTGTTTGTGCACTATGCTACGGACGTAACTTAGCTACTGGTAAACGTGTTCAAAAAGGTGAAGCTGTCGGTGTAATTGCTGCACAGTCAATCGGTGAGCCGGGTACACAGTTAACACTACGTACGTTCCACGTTGGGGGTACTGCATCGAACATCGCTGCAGAGTCTCAATTGACAGCTAAATTTGATGGTATCATTGAATTTGAAAATGTTCGTACAGTAGAGAATGATACTGAAGAAGGTGTAAAACAAATTGTTTTAGGTCGTTCAGGAGAGTTCAAAATTGTTGAGCCTGGTACAAATAAAGTGATCATGACCAATAACATTCCTTATGGTGCATTCTTGTACGTTGAGGATGGTGCTAAAATCACTAAAGGTGATAGGATTTGTTCATGGGATCCATATAATGCGGTAATTATCTCAGAGTTTGCCGGTAAAATCGAATTTGACGCTATCGTAGAGGGGGTAACCTTCCGTGAAGAGTCTGATGAGCAAACCGGTCACCGTGAGAAAGTAATTATCGATACACGTGATAAAACTAAAAACCCTTCTGTACGGGTTGTGGATAAAAAAGGTGAATTGATCAGAGGATATAACATCCCTGTAGGTGCCCACATCGCAATTGATGAAGGTGATGCAGTTAAAACTGGTCAGATCCTGGTTAAGATTCCTCGTGCAACTGGTAAAACAAGAGATATCACGGGTGGTTTACCACGTGTAACGGAGCTTTTCGAAGCACGTAACCCTTCAAACCCTGCTGTAGTAACAGAGATTGATGGTGTGGTAACTTTAGGTGGTGTTAAACGTGGTAATCGTGAGATGACTATCGAATCTAAAGACGGAGAAGTTAAAAAATACCTTGTTCCATTGTCTAAACACATCCTTGTTCAGGATAATGACTTTGTGAAAGCTGGTATGCCTCTATCTGATGGTTCTATCTCTCCTGCGGATATCTTAGCGATTAAAGGCCCTGCGGCTGTACAAGAATACCTGGTGAATGGTATCCAGGAGGTTTATCGTTTACAAGGTGTAAAAATCAATGATAAACACTTTGAGGTGATTGTACACCAGATGATGCAGAAAGTTCACATTGAAGATCCGGGAGATACCACTTTCTTAGAGAACAACTCTGCAGATCGTTGGGACTTCATGATCGAGAATGATGAGATCTATGACAAAAAAGTTGTTGTTGATGCTGGTGATTCAAACGCGGTGAAACCTGGACAGATTCTTTCTCTACGTAAACTAAGAGATGAAAATTCTCAATTGAAACGTAAAGATTTGAAACAAATTGAAGTTCGTGATGCAAGACCTGCAACTGCGAGTTCAATGTTACAAGGTATTACACGTGCTTCATTAGGAACGAAATCGTTCATCTCTGCAGCGTCATTCCAGGAAACTACAAAAGTGTTAAACGAAGCAGCAATTGCTGGTAAACGTGATAACATGCTTGGATTAAAAGAAAACGTAATTGTTGGACACTTAATTCCTTCAGGTACAGGTGTACGTGGATATGAGCGTATCATTGTAGGTTCTCAGGAAGAATACGATAAATTATTAGCTTCGAAACAAGAAGAAGTAGATGCTTAA
- the rpoB gene encoding DNA-directed RNA polymerase subunit beta, with product MANKVDQRVNFARSKHIIDYPDFLDVQLQSFREFFQIETTSDNRHTEGLFKVFAENFPITDSRNIFVLEFLDYFIDPPRYDIPECIDRGLTYSVPLKAKLKLSCNDAEHEDFETIIQDVYLGTIPYMTPKGTFVINGAERVIVSQLHRSPGVFFGQSRHTNGTKLYSARVIPFKGSWIEFATDVNNVMYAYIDRKKKFPVTTLLRAIGYDSDKDILELFDLADEVKVSKSGLKKFIGRKLAARVLRKWVEDFVDEDTGEVVSIDRNEVILDRDTVLEDDHIDMIIDAGVKTIILSKDDGASQADYTIIYNTLQKDTSNSEKEAVENIYRALRNAEPPDEETARGIIERLFFSDKRYDLGDVGRYRINRKLKMDTPDHVKVLTKADIIAIVKYLIKLINSKEEVDDIDHLSNRRVRTVGEQLYAQFGVGLARMARTIRERMNIRDNEVFTPTDLINARTLSSVINSFFGTNQLSQFMDQTNPLAEITHKRRLSALGPGGLSRERAGFEVRDVHYTHYGRLCTIETPEGPNIGLISSLCVHAKINNLGFIETPYKKVKDGIVQVDEDVIYLSAEDEDGKTIAQANAAYDDQGNFTTTRVKARYEGDFPVIEPEKLDLMDVAPNQITSIAASLIPFLEHDDANRALMGSNMQRQAVPLLRPEAPIVGTGLEGRVARDSRTLINAEGDGVVEYVDANEITIKYVRNDSDRLVSFEGDSKTYKLIKFKKTNQNTCINLKPIVKRGQKVVKGQVLCEGYATENGELALGRNLKVAFMPWQGYNFEDAIVINERIVREDIFTSLHIEEFELEVRDTKRGEEELTPDIPNVSEEATKDLDENGIIRVGAEVKEGDILIGKITPKGESDPSPEEKLLRAIFGDKAGDVKDASLKTPPSIKGVVIDTKLFSRAKKTTKAEEKAAIEKLDKRYDLATTNLKNELVDKLFQIVNGKTSQGVFNVYKELLFPKGAKFTQKSLADLEYAHINPYKWTTDDDKNDQIKLLLHNYGIRVNEELGAYKRDKFAISVGDELPSGIVQMAKVYVAKKRKLKVGDKMAGRHGNKGIVARIVRDEDMPFLEDGTPVDIVLNPLGVPSRMNLGQIYETVLAWAGKELGVKFATPIFDGAKHDEVEEWIAKAGVPASGRTYLHNGLTGEKFDQPTTVGIIYMLKLGHMVDDKMHARSIGPYSLITQQPLGGKAQFGGQRFGEMEVWALEAFGAANILQEILTVKSDDVIGRAKTYEAIVKGENLPTPGVPESFNVLVHELRGLGLDITLD from the coding sequence TTGGCAAATAAAGTCGACCAAAGAGTAAATTTTGCACGTAGTAAGCACATCATAGATTACCCGGATTTTCTAGATGTACAGTTGCAATCATTCAGAGAATTTTTTCAGATCGAAACCACTTCAGATAACCGTCACACAGAGGGTCTATTTAAGGTGTTTGCTGAAAACTTCCCAATCACAGATTCAAGAAACATCTTTGTTCTTGAATTCCTAGATTATTTTATTGATCCACCTCGTTATGATATACCTGAGTGTATTGACCGTGGGTTAACGTATAGTGTTCCATTAAAAGCGAAGCTGAAACTTTCTTGTAATGATGCAGAACACGAAGATTTTGAAACCATCATTCAAGATGTGTACCTGGGAACCATACCATATATGACGCCTAAAGGTACCTTCGTGATCAACGGTGCAGAGCGCGTAATTGTTTCTCAATTACACAGGTCGCCAGGTGTGTTCTTCGGCCAAAGCCGTCACACAAATGGAACTAAGCTTTATTCTGCCCGTGTGATTCCTTTCAAAGGTTCATGGATCGAGTTTGCAACTGACGTAAATAACGTCATGTATGCGTATATCGACCGTAAGAAAAAATTCCCGGTAACCACTTTATTGCGTGCGATCGGTTATGATTCTGATAAAGACATCCTTGAATTGTTTGATCTTGCTGATGAAGTAAAAGTTAGCAAATCAGGTTTAAAGAAATTCATCGGACGTAAACTTGCTGCAAGAGTATTAAGAAAATGGGTTGAAGATTTTGTGGATGAAGATACCGGTGAGGTAGTTTCCATAGATCGTAACGAAGTAATCTTAGACAGGGATACTGTTTTAGAAGATGACCATATTGATATGATCATTGACGCAGGCGTTAAAACGATCATCTTATCTAAAGATGATGGTGCCAGTCAGGCTGATTATACGATTATCTATAATACTTTACAAAAAGATACTTCAAACTCTGAAAAAGAGGCTGTTGAAAACATCTATCGTGCTTTGCGTAACGCAGAACCACCTGATGAGGAAACTGCAAGAGGTATCATTGAGCGTTTGTTCTTCTCGGATAAACGTTATGACTTGGGAGATGTAGGTAGATACCGCATCAACCGTAAGTTGAAAATGGATACTCCTGATCATGTAAAAGTATTGACAAAAGCAGATATCATTGCGATTGTTAAATATTTGATCAAACTGATCAACTCTAAAGAAGAAGTGGATGATATTGATCACTTGTCGAACCGTCGTGTTCGTACAGTAGGTGAGCAATTGTACGCTCAATTTGGTGTTGGTTTAGCACGTATGGCCCGTACCATTCGTGAGCGTATGAACATTCGTGATAACGAGGTGTTTACACCAACGGATTTAATTAATGCACGTACTTTATCGTCGGTTATTAATTCCTTCTTTGGAACAAACCAGTTGTCGCAGTTCATGGACCAGACGAATCCTCTGGCAGAGATTACGCACAAGCGTCGTCTTTCAGCCTTAGGCCCAGGTGGTCTTTCACGTGAACGTGCCGGTTTCGAGGTGCGTGACGTTCACTACACTCACTACGGTCGTCTTTGTACGATTGAAACTCCTGAGGGACCAAACATTGGTTTGATCTCGTCTCTTTGCGTTCACGCGAAGATCAATAACTTAGGTTTCATTGAAACCCCTTACAAAAAAGTTAAAGACGGTATCGTTCAGGTTGATGAGGACGTGATTTACCTGTCTGCAGAGGATGAAGACGGTAAAACTATTGCACAAGCGAATGCTGCTTATGATGATCAAGGTAATTTCACCACTACACGTGTTAAAGCACGTTATGAGGGTGACTTTCCGGTTATTGAGCCTGAGAAATTAGACTTAATGGACGTGGCACCTAATCAGATTACTTCGATCGCTGCTTCGTTGATTCCTTTCCTGGAGCATGATGATGCGAACAGGGCCCTGATGGGATCCAACATGCAACGTCAGGCCGTACCATTGTTACGTCCTGAGGCACCAATTGTTGGTACAGGTTTAGAAGGTCGCGTAGCCCGCGATTCAAGAACACTGATCAATGCTGAAGGTGACGGTGTAGTAGAATATGTAGATGCAAATGAGATCACCATTAAATATGTACGTAACGATTCAGATCGTTTGGTTTCATTCGAAGGTGATAGCAAAACTTATAAATTAATCAAATTCAAGAAAACCAACCAGAATACTTGTATCAACTTAAAACCAATCGTTAAGAGAGGTCAGAAAGTGGTTAAAGGACAAGTACTATGTGAAGGTTATGCAACAGAAAATGGTGAGCTGGCATTAGGAAGAAACTTAAAAGTTGCTTTCATGCCTTGGCAAGGGTATAACTTTGAGGATGCGATCGTAATCAACGAGCGTATTGTTCGTGAAGATATCTTTACTTCATTACACATTGAAGAGTTTGAATTAGAAGTACGTGATACAAAGCGTGGAGAAGAGGAATTAACACCAGATATCCCTAACGTTTCTGAAGAAGCTACTAAAGATTTAGATGAAAACGGTATCATCCGTGTAGGTGCTGAAGTTAAAGAAGGAGACATCCTTATTGGTAAAATCACTCCTAAAGGAGAATCTGATCCTTCACCGGAAGAGAAATTACTGCGTGCGATCTTTGGAGATAAAGCAGGTGATGTGAAAGATGCATCCTTGAAAACACCTCCATCTATCAAAGGTGTGGTAATTGATACCAAGTTATTCTCAAGAGCTAAGAAAACTACTAAAGCTGAAGAAAAAGCAGCGATAGAAAAATTAGACAAGAGATATGACCTTGCTACAACGAATTTGAAAAATGAACTGGTAGATAAATTGTTCCAGATTGTGAATGGTAAAACATCTCAGGGTGTATTCAACGTTTACAAGGAGCTGTTATTCCCTAAAGGAGCTAAGTTCACTCAGAAAAGTTTAGCTGATCTGGAATATGCACACATCAACCCATACAAATGGACTACTGATGATGATAAAAATGACCAGATTAAATTGCTGTTGCACAACTATGGTATTCGTGTGAACGAAGAATTGGGTGCGTACAAACGTGATAAATTCGCCATCAGTGTTGGTGATGAATTGCCTTCAGGTATTGTACAGATGGCTAAGGTTTATGTAGCTAAAAAACGTAAATTAAAAGTAGGTGATAAGATGGCTGGTCGTCACGGTAATAAGGGTATTGTAGCCCGTATTGTTCGTGATGAAGATATGCCATTCTTAGAAGATGGAACACCTGTTGATATCGTGTTGAACCCACTGGGTGTACCTTCACGTATGAACTTGGGTCAGATCTACGAAACTGTATTGGCATGGGCCGGTAAAGAACTGGGTGTGAAATTCGCAACTCCGATCTTTGATGGTGCTAAACATGACGAGGTAGAAGAGTGGATTGCTAAAGCCGGTGTACCAGCTTCTGGTAGAACTTACTTACATAATGGTTTAACGGGTGAGAAATTTGACCAGCCAACAACTGTAGGTATTATCTACATGTTGAAATTAGGACACATGGTTGATGATAAGATGCACGCCCGTTCAATCGGACCATACTCATTAATTACACAACAACCATTGGGTGGTAAAGCTCAATTCGGGGGTCAGCGTTTTGGTGAGATGGAGGTTTGGGCATTAGAGGCATTCGGTGCTGCTAATATCCTACAGGAGATCTTAACTGTTAAGTCAGATGATGTGATCGGTAGAGCCAAAACTTATGAGGCGATTGTAAAAGGCGAAAACCTTCCTACGCCGGGTGTACCAGAATCGTTTAACGTATTGGTACATGAGTTACGTGGATTAGGTCTAGATATTACGTTAGACTAA
- the rplL gene encoding 50S ribosomal protein L7/L12, with protein sequence MADLKAFAEQLVNLTVKEVNELAQILKDEYGIEPAAAAVAIAGPAGDAAPAAEEKTTFDVILKEAGGSKLAVVKLVKDLTGLGLKEAKDLVDGAPKELKAGVSKDEATALKTQLEEAGAVVEIK encoded by the coding sequence ATGGCAGATTTAAAAGCGTTTGCTGAGCAATTGGTAAACTTAACAGTTAAAGAAGTTAACGAATTAGCTCAAATCTTAAAAGACGAGTATGGTATCGAACCAGCTGCTGCTGCAGTTGCGATTGCAGGTCCTGCTGGTGATGCTGCTCCTGCAGCTGAAGAAAAAACTACTTTTGATGTAATATTGAAAGAAGCTGGTGGTTCTAAATTAGCAGTTGTAAAACTGGTAAAAGACTTAACTGGTTTAGGTTTGAAAGAAGCTAAAGATCTAGTTGACGGTGCACCAAAAGAATTAAAAGCTGGTGTTTCTAAAGACGAAGCTACTGCTTTGAAAACTCAATTAGAAGAAGCTGGAGCTGTAGTTGAAATTAAGTAA
- the rplJ gene encoding 50S ribosomal protein L10, with translation MNREEKHEVVSALQAKMQEFGNFYIADTSSLSVEKVNNIRRKCFESGIEMQVAKNTLIRKAIEGLEGDASEIFVALKGQSALLFSTVGNGPAKLIKALRKGSDKPQLKAAYIDSTVFIGDNQLDTLVSLKSREELIGDIIGLLQSPAKNVISALQSGGNTIAGIVKTLQEREG, from the coding sequence ATGAACAGAGAAGAAAAACACGAAGTCGTTTCGGCTCTTCAAGCGAAGATGCAGGAATTCGGTAATTTTTATATTGCCGATACATCAAGTCTATCTGTTGAGAAAGTAAACAATATCCGTCGCAAATGTTTCGAAAGCGGGATCGAAATGCAGGTAGCTAAAAATACTTTAATCAGAAAAGCGATTGAAGGATTAGAAGGCGATGCATCTGAGATCTTTGTTGCCCTAAAAGGTCAATCAGCATTATTATTCTCTACAGTAGGTAATGGTCCAGCTAAGCTGATCAAAGCCTTGAGAAAAGGATCTGATAAACCTCAACTTAAAGCAGCATATATCGATTCAACGGTATTTATCGGTGACAACCAATTAGATACTTTAGTAAGCTTGAAATCAAGAGAAGAGCTTATCGGAGACATCATTGGTCTATTACAATCACCAGCTAAAAACGTTATTTCGGCTTTACAGTCAGGTGGCAATACAATTGCAGGAATTGTTAAAACTCTTCAAGAGAGAGAAGGTTAA
- the rplA gene encoding 50S ribosomal protein L1: MAKLTKNQKKAHAKLESGKTYSLQDAAALVKEITTTKFDASVDIDVALGVDPRKANQMVRGIATLPHGTGKTVRVLVLCTPDKEEEAKAAGADFVGLDEYVAKIEGGWTDVDIIITTPACMAKVGKLGRVLGPRNLMPNPKSGTVTNEVGKAVTDVKGGKIDFKVDKSGIIHASVGKVSFPAEKIYENALEVLQVISKLKPSAAKGTYFKSIHVSSTMSPGIAIETKSVAGI; this comes from the coding sequence GTGGCTAAATTAACAAAAAATCAAAAAAAGGCACATGCTAAACTAGAATCTGGTAAAACGTATTCTTTACAGGATGCGGCTGCTTTGGTAAAAGAGATTACTACAACTAAATTTGATGCATCGGTAGATATCGATGTAGCTTTAGGTGTAGATCCACGTAAGGCCAATCAAATGGTACGTGGTATTGCTACTTTACCACACGGTACAGGTAAAACTGTACGTGTATTAGTTCTTTGTACTCCTGATAAGGAAGAAGAGGCTAAAGCGGCAGGTGCAGATTTTGTAGGTTTAGACGAATATGTAGCCAAGATTGAAGGTGGATGGACTGATGTTGACATTATTATCACTACTCCTGCTTGTATGGCAAAAGTAGGTAAACTGGGCCGCGTTTTAGGTCCACGTAACCTTATGCCAAACCCTAAGTCAGGAACTGTAACCAACGAAGTTGGTAAAGCAGTTACTGATGTAAAAGGCGGAAAGATTGATTTTAAAGTTGACAAAAGTGGTATCATTCACGCTTCAGTAGGAAAAGTATCATTCCCAGCAGAAAAAATATATGAAAACGCATTAGAAGTACTTCAGGTAATTTCTAAGCTAAAACCATCTGCTGCAAAAGGAACTTATTTTAAGAGCATTCATGTTTCTTCTACTATGAGCCCTGGAATTGCAATCGAAACTAAATCAGTAGCGGGTATTTAA